The Larimichthys crocea isolate SSNF chromosome XI, L_crocea_2.0, whole genome shotgun sequence genome has a segment encoding these proteins:
- the si:ch211-225h24.2 gene encoding testis development-related protein, giving the protein MFKKSKSKVLVDYASEEDDMSWHYHHSYKDKDIEGEEEEEEAVTAVSKDAMVKKIMSKKERKEKKMFSSKDDEHFLLTGVNLADRRGSHKKIKDDEKEKEKKDKPEKGHCFWESVTMTMRQISPTKKLEKMEGWEPPRLENLSETETDEAPEKNSQKGDSPVSFPDALGLPLELASWGGRGLEEDSSRYANLSDSKDSTAAVRWTARAKVKLAGISRMSRGIVSESAWEGFK; this is encoded by the exons ATGTTCAAGAAAAGCAAAAGTAAAGTGCTGGTGGATTATGCGTCAGAGGAAGACGACATGTCCTGGCACTATCATCACTCTTACAAG gaCAAAGACatagaaggagaggaagaggaggaggaagctgtcACCGCAGTATCCAAG GATGCCATGGTAAAGAAGATCATGTccaagaaagagaggaaggagaagaaaatgtTCTCTTCTAAAGATGATGAGCACTTCTTGTTGACCGGGGTAAATCTGGCTGATCGCAGAGG ATCTCACAAGAAAATCAAGGATgatgagaaggagaaggaaaagaaagacaagcCAGAGAAGGGTCACTGCTTTTGGGAGAGCGTTACCATGACGATGAGGCAGATCTCACCCACCAAAAAACTGGAGAAGATGGAGGGCTGGGAGCCGCCTCGCCTGGAGAACTTATCTGAGACTGAGACCGACGAAGCCCCagagaaaaacagccaaaaaggGGACTCGCCGGTGTCTTTCCCCGACGCTCTAGGTCTCCCGTTGGAATTGGCCTCCTGGGGAGGCCGGGGTCTTGAGGAGGACTCCTCCCGCTATGCTAACCTGTCGGACTCCAAGGATTCAACGGCCGCTGTCAGGTGGACGGCCCGCGCCAAAGTCAAGCTGGCTGGCATCAGCAGAATGAGCAGAGGGATTGTGTCAGAGAGCGCTTGGGAGGGGTTTAAATAG